In Paramicrobacterium humi, the genomic stretch CCGGAGTATCTCGACGCCGAGAGAAAATTCGCCTTCTCCACTGTACTCTGCGCGGCACGATGTCCCCAGCCGCGCTCACTCAGCGGAACGCCGTACCCTGTGGCCATGCGTCAGATTCACGGCATTCGCGATATGGCGGCGGAGTCGGTTCTCGTCGCGGGCGGGGGCGCGGCGATCCTGCTGCAGATCGCCGACGAGCGCGTGGGGCTCGGGGTGGCGCAGCACAGCGACTTCGCCTCGCGCCCGCTCGACAGGCTGCATGCGACGCTGCGCTACGTGTACGTGCAGGTGTACGGCACGGGCGCCGAGCGACGTTTCGTCTCGAGAGCCGTGAATCGCGCGCACAGGCCGGTTCGGGCGGATGCCGCTGACGGGCGCCCCGCGTACTCGGCGTTCGACCCCCAGCTGCAGCTCTGGGTCGCGGCCACGCTGTACCGCACGGCGCTCGTGCTGCACGAGCGCGTCATCGGTCCTCTCGACGAGAAAGTCGCGGATCGCGTGTACCGCCAGTACGCGGTGCTCGGCACGGGCGTCGGGATGCCGGCGGCGCTCTGGCCCGCCGATCGGGCCGCGTTCGAGACCTACTGGAACGAGTCGCTGGCCGCGCTCGAGGTCAGCGACGAGGCCCGCCGGGTCGCGCGGGACCTGCTGCATCCGCGTGTCGGCCCGGTGTGGCTGCGCGCCGCGATGCCGCTCGCGCGGCTCATGACGGCCGGGCTCCTGCCCGAATCCGTGCGCGCCGCCTACAGGCTGCCGTGGTCGGACGCGCGGCAGCGACGCTTCGACGCCGTGATCTCGGTTACGCGACTCGTGTGGCCACGGTTGTCCCGCGGCATCCGTCACCTGCCGGCGATCCGCTGCCTGCGCCAGGTGCGAGCGGAAATGCGCGAAGCTGCCGGGTAGGGCGCGCTACCGCCCGGGGTTTTCGGGAGTTAGCCTCTCGGGATCAGGGCCTCTCCGCCGGAACGCGCACGAGGCGCGCGAGCAGCACCATGACCATGCCGACGAGCGCCCCGATGGCGGTCTCGACGGCGCGGTCGAGGAGCAGGTCGGGGACGTGCAGGCTCGGGCTCGACAAGTGCACCATGAGCAGGGCGAGCGGCGTGATCACCACGAGGGCGGTGCCGTAGTGGCGGCCGACGAAGATCTCAGCGCCGAACTGGCACAGCGCGACGATGATGATGAGCAGCCACACGGGCGGGCTCCCCCACAGGATGAGTCCCGTGACGATGACGCCCGCGAACGTGCCGAGCGTGCGATGGATGGATCGCGTGATGGAGTGCGCGGCGCGCACAGGAGGGACGACGGCGATGACGCTCACGACCGCCCAGTAGGAATGCCCGAGCCCCACGGCGCTGCCGATGAGCCCGGCGAGGAAGCCGCCGACGAGGAGCTGGCCGATGTTGAGCCACACACCGGGATCGCGCCACGCGTTCGGGCGCACGTCGGCGCGGCGCGGGAGCGGCTTGAGCATCTTGAAGCTCGCCGTGATGCGGTCCACGTCGCGGCCGAGACGCAGCAGCCAGCCGGACATCGTGATGACGAGCGCGAGGACGGCGGAGGCGACGCCGATGAGGATCGCGACGCCGACGTTGCCGCCCGGTACGGGCACGATGCCGCAGACCAGGAAGGCGAACACGTAGAAGATCGGCGTCGGCGGGTGGAGCGAGAGGGTGCGGCTCAGAACGACACCGACGGCGACGACGAGGAGGAGCCCGATCGACAGTGCGACAAGGGGACTGCCGGCTTGGGACACGAGCACGCCGGCGGTGATGCACGCGACGAGGACGACAGCCGCGGTGGACGCTGTGCGCAACCGCGTCCGGTACACCTCGCGGCGACCGTAGAGCGAGGTGAACGCGCCGAACGAGGCGTAAATGGCGAGGTCGAGTCGGCCGAGGAGCGCGAGCACGACGAGCGGGATCGCGACGGCGAGGCCCGCACGGCTGGCGACCTCGATGTCGAGGGCGTGCAGGTTGCGCGCCCACTGCTTGAGGGACTCCGGGCGGGCACGCCGGGACTCGGCGCCGTCGTCGGGCGCCTCCGCTGGGGTGCTCATGTCAGATCTTCTCGATGGGGGCGATCTTAATCAAGAGCTTCTTCGCGCCCGCCGTCTCGAATTGCACGTGCGCGACGCGCTTGCTGCCCTCTCCCGTGACGTTGTTGACGCGACCCTCGCCGAAGTCCGTGTGGCGGATGCGGTCGCCGGGCGCGAGTTCGAGGTCGCCGTTGTCGCGCACGGTGCCGGTGACGCGGTTCGGCCACTGCTTCTTCTCGGCGGGCGGGAGCGCCGCGGCATCCGCTCCCCGATTCGACTGCCACCGTCTCGCGTTGAGCGCGCGCGGCTGTGTTCCGCCGCGCGAGTTCGCGCTGCCGGGAGACTGCTTCCACTCGATGAGCTCGGCAGGGATCTCCTGCAGGTAGCGGCTCGGCATCGCCACGGCCGTCTCGCCGTACTGCGCGCGGGTCATGGCGAGCGAGAGGTAGAGGCGCTTGCGCGCTCGGGTGATGCCGACGTAGAACAGCCGGCGCTCTTCGGCCGGTCCGCCGGGCTCGTTCGCCGACATGCGGTGCGGCAGCAGGTCCTCTTCGATGCCGGTGAGGAACACGGTGTTGAACTCGAGGCCCTTCGCGGTGTGCAGCGTCATGAGCGACACGGTTCCGCTCGCGTCGTCGATATCGTCCGCGGCCGCCACGAGAGCGACTTCGGTGAGGAAGTCGATGAGGGTGCCGTCGGGGTTGTTGCGCTCGTACTCCTTGGTGACGGCGACGAGCTCGTCGAGGTTCTCGGCGCGCGCCTCGTCTTGCGGATCACGGCTCAAGCGCAGCGCGTCGATCAGGCCGCTCTTCGTGATGAGCGTCGTGAGCACCTCGCTCACCTTGCCCTTCTCGGCGAGCGCGGCGGCCTCGTCGAGAACGGCGGAGAGGTCGCTGATGGCCCGCGTCATCTTCGGGCCGAAGCCGAGCGTCGACGCCTCCCGCAGGGCGTCGCGCAGCGTCGTCTCCGCGTTCTCGGCGAAGCTCGCGAGCTGCGTCACGGTCGCGGGCCCGATGCCGCGCTTGGGCGTGTTGATGATGCGGCGCACCGCGAGCTCGTCGGCGGGGTTCACGACGGCCGTGAGGTAGGCGAAGGCGTCTTTGATCTCGGCGCGCTCGTAGAACTTCGTGCCGCCCATGATCTTGTAGGGCAGCGCCGAGCGAACGAAGATCTCTTCAAGCGCTCGCGTCTGCGCGTTCGTGCGGTAGAAGACGGCGATCTCGTTGTAGGCGAGGCCCGCGGAGTGCAGCTTCTCGATCTCGTCGGCGACGAACTGTGCCTCGTCATGACCCGAGTAGCCGGTGTAGCCGATGATCTTCTCGCCGTCGCCCACGTCAGTCCAGAGCTTCTTGTCCTTGCGGTCGAAGTTGTTGGCGATGACGGCGTTCGCGGCGGAGAGGATGTTCTGGGTGGAGCGGTAGTTCTGCTCGAGCAGAATGACCTTCGCGCCCGGGAAGTCGCGCTCGAACTCGACGATGTTGCGGATGTCGGCGCCACGGAAGGCGTAGATCGACTGGTCGGAGTCGCCGACGACGGTGAGTGCTGCGCCCGGGTTCGTGCCCGGCAGGTAACCAGCGCCTTCCGGTTCGCGCGTGAGCTCGCGGATGAGCGAATACTGGGCGTGGTTGGTGTCCTGGTACTCGTCGACGAGGACGTGTCGGAACTTGTTCTGGTACAGCGCCGCGACCTGCGGGAACGCCCGGAACAGGTACACCG encodes the following:
- a CDS encoding oxygenase MpaB family protein encodes the protein MRQIHGIRDMAAESVLVAGGGAAILLQIADERVGLGVAQHSDFASRPLDRLHATLRYVYVQVYGTGAERRFVSRAVNRAHRPVRADAADGRPAYSAFDPQLQLWVAATLYRTALVLHERVIGPLDEKVADRVYRQYAVLGTGVGMPAALWPADRAAFETYWNESLAALEVSDEARRVARDLLHPRVGPVWLRAAMPLARLMTAGLLPESVRAAYRLPWSDARQRRFDAVISVTRLVWPRLSRGIRHLPAIRCLRQVRAEMREAAG
- a CDS encoding FUSC family protein; amino-acid sequence: MSTPAEAPDDGAESRRARPESLKQWARNLHALDIEVASRAGLAVAIPLVVLALLGRLDLAIYASFGAFTSLYGRREVYRTRLRTASTAAVVLVACITAGVLVSQAGSPLVALSIGLLLVVAVGVVLSRTLSLHPPTPIFYVFAFLVCGIVPVPGGNVGVAILIGVASAVLALVITMSGWLLRLGRDVDRITASFKMLKPLPRRADVRPNAWRDPGVWLNIGQLLVGGFLAGLIGSAVGLGHSYWAVVSVIAVVPPVRAAHSITRSIHRTLGTFAGVIVTGLILWGSPPVWLLIIIVALCQFGAEIFVGRHYGTALVVITPLALLMVHLSSPSLHVPDLLLDRAVETAIGALVGMVMVLLARLVRVPAERP
- a CDS encoding ATP-dependent helicase — translated: MTSTPISDAHGSGSASTPVIVDWPTATIPGGENAASDHLLDGLNPQQAEAVEYRGQALLIVAGAGSGKTRVLTHRIARLIENREAWPSQILAITFTNKAAAEMRERVEGLLGGRAEGMWISTFHSACVRILRREADNFGFSKNFTIYDSSDSRVLLKRIIKQHDADVLGFTPANASAKISKLKNELADAESYARNANMSDPNEVAFIEIFRDYERALRSANAFDFDDLIAQTVYLFRAFPQVAALYQNKFRHVLVDEYQDTNHAQYSLIRELTREPEGAGYLPGTNPGAALTVVGDSDQSIYAFRGADIRNIVEFERDFPGAKVILLEQNYRSTQNILSAANAVIANNFDRKDKKLWTDVGDGEKIIGYTGYSGHDEAQFVADEIEKLHSAGLAYNEIAVFYRTNAQTRALEEIFVRSALPYKIMGGTKFYERAEIKDAFAYLTAVVNPADELAVRRIINTPKRGIGPATVTQLASFAENAETTLRDALREASTLGFGPKMTRAISDLSAVLDEAAALAEKGKVSEVLTTLITKSGLIDALRLSRDPQDEARAENLDELVAVTKEYERNNPDGTLIDFLTEVALVAAADDIDDASGTVSLMTLHTAKGLEFNTVFLTGIEEDLLPHRMSANEPGGPAEERRLFYVGITRARKRLYLSLAMTRAQYGETAVAMPSRYLQEIPAELIEWKQSPGSANSRGGTQPRALNARRWQSNRGADAAALPPAEKKQWPNRVTGTVRDNGDLELAPGDRIRHTDFGEGRVNNVTGEGSKRVAHVQFETAGAKKLLIKIAPIEKI